AATGATACAACTCCTCTGGAAGCAATTTGGCAACATATAGCAAGTCttaaaatgtgtgtatttgttgacccagcaattcaactTCTAGGAGTCTATATGAAGGTAATAATCAGAAATGTGGCCAAAAGTTTTCCGTACAAAGTTAGtcaattattttagagacaaagtcttgctccacccaggctggagtgcagtggtgtgatcacatctcactgtaacctggagctcctgggttcaaccaatcctcccacctcaatctcctgagtagctagtcccacaggtgcatgccaccatgcctggctaagtttttaattttttctagatacaggggtcttgctgtgttgcccaggctggtcttgaactcctggcctcaagtgatcctcccgccttggctttacaaagtgctgggattacagacatgagccatcatgcctggctcaatgtaccattatttataatagtgaaaaactcaaaaaagtttaaatatacaGTAATAGAGGAATGATTAAATTATGGCACATCTATGCAGCAGAATTGTACATAAccattaaaaaagttttaaaaatatttaatgacattggaaaatgtttataatatactACTGAGGTGAAAAGAACAAGAGCTAAAACTACATACACAGTATGACCCCAATTttgctaaaaaatatatatgtgtaaaatatacacATCTGAATATAAGAGACCAGGAGGAAATACACAAGAATGTGATCAGTAGTTATTTCTGAGTGGCAAGATAATAGGCAatttttatctttacattttGTGCAATTTAACATTTTTGCCATTAACACGTATTGCGTCTATaagcagaataaaaaaagaaatgatgtatAAGAATTATTGCAAGAGGGCTAACGTCAGGTAGAATACAAATGACTGCTACTTGTCACTTACAGAGGAGTGTTACCCTCAGTGTCTTGGATGTTTGTGGATGCTTTGTAGTACAGAAGGATATGAATCATCTTCAAGTTACCCTTGGCTGCTGCCCGGTGCATTGCTGTAGCCTCATAATGGTCCTTAGCATCTGGATTAGCCCCACCTTCTAGTAACATGACAGCGATCTGGAAAGAtggagtagaaagaagaaaacaatgcagAGATCTATCTGTGTTTGTATACACTTTTAGAACTCAACAGAAGTAGCCTAGGGATGGAACCATACCTCATGCCTGTTTTTGGAAGCTGCATAATGTAGGGGAGTACAGCCATTTTGATTGACAGCATTCACTTGAGCACCTTTTCCCAGAAGGGCTTTTACAATCTCATCCCGGCCAGCAGAAGCTGCAATATGAAGAGGAGACCAACCTGCCTATAAAAGAAGTAGGCAGTAGAAACACCAGGGGAAAAAGGCACAAGGATTAGTGCTAACATTTAGGCAGGGTTAACAAGGAGCTTTACAAAGgtaaaaaaatatttgcttacaAAAAAGGTTCCATTCTTACTCTTCACAAATCTAATCCTAATATAACCATACCAttagaataaatctctttatgtAACAAAAAAGTTATCTAGGTCCTCATTATTCAGGCCATattcaccaaaaaacaaaaaaatccaacataATAGAAAGAGTTTATGGTCTTTTAGGGTTCACCATAAGAAGCCCTGATCTGTacgtttatttttcttgtttttatttttagagacaaggtctgtctgtcacccaggatagagtacaatggctcactgcagcctcaaactactgggctccagcaatcctcccacctcagcctctcctgtATGTTTACCTTAAATCACAGAGTATGAGTGGCAAACATAACGCTGTAAAATAATGCAACCATGAGTCTCATGCTTGATCACAAGGGCCATGCTATAACTTTCCAGTTGCAAAGGTTACAATTTTCTTTATGAGCTTAATGCACAGGCTTCAGTAAACACCAGTCTGGAGTATAAAGATAACTGGGAATTTATCAACTCAACTTTATCAAAGTACTCACATCATCTTTATCATTCACTGGCACTCCAAGTTGCAACAAAAATTCAACAATTTCTGTATGTCCAGCTGAGCATGCCCAGTGCAATGCAGTTCTCCTGTCCTACAGAGAAGCAGTAATAGAAACATTCTTGAAGAGAAAcagaagggaaaagaggaagaaaaaaaaatactggtgcTGGCAAATCTATAGTTTGAAAATACGAAATGCAGAGCACTGGATCCTCAGGTAGGTAACCTTAAACTATATTACTTACTGGTATAAGATAGATGAAAGTTTAAGTAACATGGGGAGAATGACATTGATGAACATATGTAATTCTGGGCAGAATACGACAAGGAAAGTAGTAGAGCAAGAAACTGATTTCAATGCTTTGACAGAAATACATCTTTGGTTGTTTTACTATTACATTATTTACGTACTTTTacgtcaggcactgtgctgggagttTTACATGCATCGTATCATGTAATTCCTATCATTCTACACAGTgcttattatctccatttttcagatgaggaaactaaaactcCTCAGGTAAGCACCTTGTGGACGGTCATACGGATACTAAATAGTGAAGCTGGGACACAACTGTCAGTGAAGTTCTGACTCTGAAATCTCTACTACCACACTGACCTCAAGTTAGATGTTGTAGAAGGAACACATGAATCTAATGGGGGAAGAAATGTTCATTAAACTAGTTGAAATTATCTATAACTTAAAAccataaataaattagaaatataatttagaaaacacaacacacagagaacaagaaaattactttttataaaaaataataagctatggccgggtgcggtggttcatgcctgtaatcccagcactttgggagggcgaggtgggcagatcacctgaggtcaggagttccagaccagcctggcaacatggtgaaactccatctctactaaaaacacaaaagttagtcaggcgtggtggcaggcacctgtaatcccagctacttgggagactgaggcaggggaatcgcttgaacccaggaggcagaggttgcagtgagccgacaccgcgccactgcactccagcctgggcaacaagagcgaaactgtctcaaaaaaataaataaataaatacataaaaataaaaataaaaataagctataGTAGTCATTATTTGTCAAAAGGAATCCCTATTTGCAGTGACTGCTATATTTCTTAGCCCCACAGAAtagaaaatggtattttaaactctattacaaaaaatttcaaacacacaaaaatagaggGAATAGAATAGAAACCCACATGCCTACTGCTTAGAATTAACAACAAACACCTTGCCCTATTTGCTTTATCTAGTTTTTTCCTTGCTGAGTTTTCCAAAAACAAATCCTAAATATCATGATTTTTCACCCTTGTCTTTCAGTATgtaaaaaaaaaggtatttcttATATAACTATGAGACCATTATTACACTTACTAAAATTAACACTAACTCCTTTAGAATGTCTAACATCCGGTCTGTATTCAGATTTCCCCAGCTGtctcccaaatgtctttttgcaGTTGGTTTGTTTAAATCAGGAACCAAACAAGATCCATAAATCGCATTTCTTCGTGTTTTTTACGTCTCTTGATACGGTTCCCTTCCCTTTTTAAGCCATTGACTTGAAGAATGGTTAAATTTCTAATGGAGTGTTATTAAatcttaatataaattattacatttaaatttaaatccttAAATATCACCAGACCATAATGAAGTAAACTAGGTAAAGGTAAGGCCATTTTCAGGTTGAGTAATAAAGGAAAGTTCCAGAAAAGAGACAACAGTCTcttgatttcttattttctcccaaaaGACACGAAATGGAGATTTGTAAGTATAGGACAGTTTCACTAGTGCTTAGCACACTGCCTGCGAAACCCAAGGccatctataaatatttgtgggcTTACTGAGGGCACCATGAATCCCAGAAACTGAGGATGAAAGCACGAGGGTCCTGTGAGCAGGAGGGCAGAAGGAAACACTTCTCAACTTCTGTCTGCCTCTGCTTAGAATGTCCACTCATTCCCCCATGGAAATCTCACTCATGCTTCAAAGTCTAACCTTCCCTTCTTTGCAAAAACTTTTCCAATTAATGACAGCCATATTCAGCATCAGATTCTCCTATTAACGTGTTCTGAAAGCATCATGTAAACTTCTCTGCGGAGTATTTACCACAATCTGTAATCGGACATGTTTTTGTGCTTATTTTACTGTCTGCATCTTCCACTCCACCGTATCCCCAGCTCCTAGCAAACTGCCTGGCACGGAAGGGGTGTTCAATTACACATGTGTTACTGAATACAGTTACTAGTAAAGGTAAATAAATCCATATAAAGAGCCTTCCTTTTCACTGATTGGCAATTTCTGAGAAATGCGGTAGACGTTCTAGAACTATCCAAAAATCAGGGAGTGGAGCTCCGGACCAACGGGAAAATATCTGAGGTCTGCGGGGCTAGCCCCCGCAGGCCTATCGCGAGTCCTGAGGTGACCCCGGGGGACTGCTtggggcggcgggggcggggttCTGCTCCTCTTAGAAACCGGGCCTCCGCTAGGGCCGGGCCCCGAAAGCCACGTAGGGCTTCGCCGACGTCCCCAGCTGCGAAGACACCTAGCGTTGCTTTACCTGGTCAGTTCTAGTAGCCAGGGATTTATCGGCCAGAATACTCTCCTTCAACTCTTCCAGCTTCCCGCTGTAGGCCAGGTTGCAGACCATTAGGTTAGACACACACCCCTCCATTTCGCTATCCCAGCAACTACTTGACGCGCGAGCAACGCCCGCCTCACTTCGCCGGCTCCGGCTGCCAGTCAAAACAGCCGTTAGAGCTCCACCAATCACCGGCCTTCCTCGTTCCCTTTTCCTTTACCATCGCACGGCGCCTCTGGGAGTTGCAGTTTGAGAGCAGTTCCGGGCAGGGAGGTGCCTTTGGGGCCCTCACAGACTTGGCCTCTAGCAGTACGGAACTACAAGTCCCAGGGTTCCTAGCGACCGCCCGTAGTCAAGTTGCCGGTGGAATTGGCCCAGGATGACAGCTGGAGAATGGAGTCAGGTATGGGGAGCGGCTTTGAGTGGAACCGTGTGAAAGAGCCGGGGTGGGTAGTCGCTGGCGGGTCGTTGAGTCGGCCATATGAAATGGGTTCGGGGGCAGGGCAAGAGAGTTATGGGAGCCTAAAGGTCCTGTCCCTCGGGGTTCCTGACCTGCAGTGGCAGGCGGAAGGGACAAGGGTTGGAGCTGAGTACTACCTCCTGAGCTCGAACCGGTGACGGTGGCTACCCTCCCCCTCCCTGCCACCGCCCAGGGAGTGGAAAGAAGTGGGAGTTAATTACTCCGACATCTCGGCGGTGTGGCGTCTGGACAGGGTTCTGCCACAGCAGTGATAGCATATGGCACCGTACTGAGGTGATGTGCCAGGGTGATGCCAAAGGCAGGGTGTGATGCCACGGGAGCCACTTGATATCTAAGAGACTTCGGTGAGTCCATAGCCTGGTGACATCACAACTTGATAAGGGTCATCTTAAGGATACCGGGCTGTGGTGTTGGCACTTTAATATCACGATATTAACTATGTTGTCAAGGCTTTGCTGCAACTATTAAGCTAATAGTGTTTCTTTTTATAGAAATCCCAAATAGTGCCATAGCAGAAGCAATGCAAGACTGATCCTTTATAGGGCATATCCAGAGGACATTATGCCACAACTAGGTAATGATAAGAATACATTCAAGAAAGAGATtgattatgtttatgtttatccTGTTATAGTGTAGAATAGCAGTTGGGAaactttctgtaaagagccagatagtaaatattctaGGCTTTGTAGGTCAAAAGGCAAAATCAAGAATATTTTGTTGGTACTTTTATGacgagagaaaacaaatttcaacaaatttttattgatgtaattcaaaatataatagtAATTGAGTACTTTTTTTTGTAATACAGGAGGACTACCAATGAGaagaatataattctttttagGGGATAATATTTTGCTTAATTGGAGCTCAGAATTAGTGTTCCGTACTgtcaaaattgattttaaatgttCATCTGTTAATGCTGATCTGTTAAGAGATTTTTACCTATTTaatctttgaaaatgtcattttacACATATAGGTACTGTCAAATACTGATATCAATTCATAAAcatacacttttttatttttatttaaattatttttttcaaaaatttcagaatagttttagatttatagaaaagttgcaaggTTAGTAGAGTTCCTGTATACCACTCACTCAAAATGAGGTACattttacatatcataaaattcactgaTTTCAAGTGcataattaaatgatttttggTAACTTTACTGAAGTGGGGCAACCATCACCATAAATCAGTTTTAGAACTTTTTGATCTCTCCAGTAAGATTCCCTCATGCCTATTTACAGTTAATCAATCCTCTGTCCCATTCCCAGCCCCAGACacccactaatctacttttttgtttccataaatttgcctattctggacattttatataaatgaaatcatacaatatgcagtctttgtgtctgatttttttcacttagcataatatttttgagattcatccatatcgtagtatgtatcagtacttccttacttttttattgccaaatagtattccattttatggatatagcACATTTTTGTCTATCTACTCACTATTAGATAGGTACATCAATTTCCAAGTTTTGGCTACTATGACTAGTGCTGCTAAGAAGATTAGTATGtaagtctttgtgtgaacatatttttttcatttctctttgataGATACTTAAGGGTGGAGTTACTGGATCACAgggaaaatatatgtttaacttcTTAAGAAACTGcacaactgttttccaaaatagcAGCAACATTTTGCACTTCCattagcaatgtatgagagttcctgtttctccacatccttgccaccATTTGTTATTTACtgtgttttttattatagccattctaagtgggtgtgaaatggtgtctcattgtggttttaatttataaatttataaattataatttataatatggtgagcatattttcatgtgcttcttagccattcatatatcttcttcaGTGAAGTGTCTGTtatatcttttgtccatttttaaatcgAGTTGTCTTTTTGGTGTTGAGTTGTAATGATGGTTTCTATATTCTAGATCAAGTCCCTGAGAGATATATGATATGCACATATATTCTCCCAGTCTGCtgcttgcctttttcttttcttgatggtgtcttttGAAGTGAAAACGTTTTGAATTTGGGTGAcatccaatttattattttttttctttcatggaccaTTTTTTTGGTGTTGTACTTAAGAAGTTTTTGCCCAATTGCAAGGTCTCAGtgattttctccaatgttttcttctaaaagctttattACTTCatctcttacatttaagtctatgattcattttgagttcattttttctCTGTGATATGAGGTGAGAATCTAAGttctttattttgcatgtggatatagAAATCGTCCTAGCACCATTTGCTGAATCTCTTATCATTAACATCTTACATTGCTGTGCTATGTATGTCACAACTAATAAGCCCACATTGGTATATTGCTATTAACTATACtccatgcttttttgtttttttcaggtttcaCTAGTTTATCTCTAGAGATCCTGtcccatccaggataccacattacatttagtcattGTATCTCCTTAGCCTCTTCTGACTTGTGACACTTTctcagatttattttgttttggtgaCCTTGATAGTTTTAAGGAGTACTGGTCAGTCATTTTGTGGAAAAACCCTCAATTTTATGCTTAGACTGGCATTATGTGTTTGGAAGGAAGTCCGCAGAGGTCAAGTACCATATTCTCATCATACATTATCAATGTTACACAAACATATGATTTTAATTGAGCATATTCATTGCTTGGAATAGAATTCTGTTGTTCTCTTAATAGTGCCTTTTAGCATTATATGGCAGGTTAATCACTTCCAATTGAAAGTTTGGTGAAAGCTGCTCAATTACACAGTTAAATGGATTTTGGAATATGGAATATCCTTTGCACTTGCTTCAAGGTCCAAAAACTACTGCTGGAACTGTAGTctgaattcagaaaatatatatgctGCAAATTTGTATGGAAATAGAGATCTTGcttcttgttttaacttttatttcattttattttgagacggagtctcgccctgtcacccaggctggaatgcagtggcacaatcttggcacactgcagtCTTCGCCTCCTGgtcttaagcgattctcctgcctcagcctcctgaggcgcatgctaccacacctggctaatttttgtatttttaatagagacagcgtttcgccatattggccaggctggtctccaactcctgaccttaggtgatcctccgaaagtgctgggattacaggcatgagccactgtgccgggcctattttattttttattgagacagggtcttcttctgttgcccagactggagtgcagtggcacgatcatggctcactgcagcctccacctccctagctCAAGtaatcctgtcacctcagcctctggagcagctgggactacaggcatgcaccaacacactcagtcaatttatgattttttgtagttacagggtctcactatgttgcccaggctgatctcaaacttctgggctcaagtgatcctcccacctaggtctcccaaaatgctgggattacaggtgtgagccaccatgtccagctgagatttcatttatttcttctgggTACTtaactaggagtggaattgctgggtcatatcgtaactctgtttaactttttgagaaactttcaGACTCTTTAcaaaagtggctgtaccattttaccttCCATCAGCAAGCAATGTTCGAGGgttcagatttcagatttatccacattttttttcttattttctttttatttttggagacagagtctcactctgtcgcccaggctggagtgcagtggcaggatctcagcccactgcaacctctgcctcctggattctagtgattcttgtgcctcagcttcctgagtagctgggattacaggcatgtacctccacgctggctaatttttgtattttcagtagagacagggttttgccatgttggccaggctggtctggaactcctgtcctcaagagatctgcccaccttggccttccaaaatgctgggattataggcgtgagccaccacatccagccaaatttctccatatctttacCGATACTTATTAATATCTATCTTTTTGATTATAGGCATTCTAGTGGATATAAAGTGGTGATCTATAAAGTGGTGATCTATAAACAcccattccagcctgagtgacagagcgagactccatctcaaaataaaatgaaataaaagttaaaacaagaagCAAGATCTCTATTTCTATACAAATTTGTagcatatatattttctgaattcagACTACAGTTCCAGCAGTAGTTTTTGGACCTTGAAGCAAGTGCAAAGGATATTCCATATTGACTTGTGACAGCATGGGAAGTGGATAAAGCATCTTGACATTACTTGTGATTCAaacaatattgtcaaaatgactttactacaatttttttcatatataagcATTGTTTTGCCTTGTAATTTTAGGCtgaattaattaataaacatTATCAAGCCTGCATCAAAAGTTAATTTCCAAAGCCATTCAGCGTTCTCTAACAGTGTTTGAAGGTGGTTCTTCCAACCATTTAAAATTGTGAGAATCATTCATACCTTGCTTGCCACACAAAAACATGAGATGGGCTGAATTTAGCCTGCCAGTCATAGTTGGTATAGAGCAGAAGTGCCCTgcatattcaataaatacatcTCTAGTTGATTATGGAGGTACAGTATCCCTGTGTTGTAGTATTCACAAAGTATTGGGTATAGTGACATTTCACCATAAAAATGCATCAAGTACTTGGATCTGATTGGTAGAAAAGCTGGAAAAACAATTCCAAGTGCCTTTCCTACTGAGTGACTTGTTTGGGTAATCTTCTTTTATAAAcagtatattttgcttttattttatttgatgtgaCATGGTAATTAACTTTCAATTCTGAGTCCTTTAAGGCCAATGGGAAGTTATCCTTTGACTTTTTGAAAGCTGCAAGATAAATAGGTCTTAGAGGAGAAGGTCTCTTCTCTTTTGTGGCTGGCCCCAAGTTATGGAGGAATGATGTGGTTGCTGTTTATGTCCATTAAGAGACAAATGGGGCCCTGTTAGGGTCTGGCTCCCTTGCTGCTCTTATGATTGAACGTTTTCTATTGCCCTTTCCACTGATCACCTGGATtctagatattaaaaaaaaactaagttcATCTTCTAGACTTGAAGAATAATGCCAATAATAACTAGCATTTATAGATCACATTGTCAGTTACTGAGCTTATCTTATGCAATCCTCACATCAGCTCTGTGAGGAAGGTACTATTATCCTGCAGCTCCtaccttttttaaaatgagaaaacaggcacAGAGGAGTGAAGTTAcatgcccaaggttacacagtttAGTTGGAGCTATGGTAGAAATCCACGCAATTCTACTCCAAAGTCCTACCACTTAACCACTGCAACATGCTGCTAACTATTGCTGAAAACTGAATTATGTGTAAATGAAAATCCTAAATAATGCAATACCAAATGCTGTCAGAGTTCTTTGGGCTATAACTCTACCTGTGATTTTGGTGAAATGACAAGATTGTAATGCTCTAGAGCAGCTCTGCCCAACAGAACTTTCTATGATGATGGTAAACTTCTATATCTACGCTGTTCTAGTATGGTAACCATAACCACATGTTGCTCTTAAAGACTTGCAATGTATCtgggaactgaatttttaatgtcatttaattGTAATTGTTTTACATGTAAATAGTTTTGTGTGACTCATTATTAATCATCTTGGACAGTGCAGAGAGAGATCATTTCCCCCTACTTGTTCCTTTTTAATTACACTAAATATTTTACCCTATGCAAATATTCTTTCCATAGCACAACAGGAAATGAATATATTCTATACCGAAAAACAACTTGAGGGTATACGCAAATCAATTAACTGCATGACAGTTGCAGTAACAGGTTCTGGGTTATCCACCATGAAACTTCTCCATTCCCAGCACTTACTAAATAAACTTCCATAACTGGCTCAAAAACCCTTTGCAATTGATTTTTCACTGCTTACAAGTGTAATTTATGTGGCTTATTGCACTTTACAGTTTCTAGTTGCTTGGTTTAAGATGAGACATTTTAATCTGtggctctaatttttttttttatactttaagttctggggtacatgtgcacaacgtgcaggtttgttacataggtatacatgtgccatgtgggtttgctgcacccatcaactcgttatttacattaagtatttttcctaatgctatccctccctcaggCCCTcgccccccgacaggccctggtgtgtgctgtggctctaatttttttaatcccATGTTTTGATCCCACGTGTTAAATGTCCTTAGTGTTATATATCACTGGGCTATACAAACCTTCCCCATTTAAAAGCTATCCCTTCACGAAACTGGCAAACTGTTACAGTCTATTATAATAAAGCACTTTATATTTACTACCTGAGTTTTAGCTTCCACACccttgttttaagttatttgctttataagtggtttctttttttaaaaaaggttttattaTGAATAAGAGACTAGCAATAatttgcaaagatagtacagaaagGCCTCATGTAATCTTCATCTGGGTTACTTCAATCattacattttacataattataatacaatatcaaaaccaggaaattgataTTGGAATGATATGTGTCTATAATTCTATGTTATTTTATGATGTATAGATTTGTTTAACCATCATCGCAATCAAGAAATATTCCATCTCTCCTGTCCTACCTCTTTATAGTCACACCCACCCCCCACCATTGATAACCCCTGACAAATACTAATTTGTTCTCCTTTTCT
This portion of the Macaca thibetana thibetana isolate TM-01 chromosome X, ASM2454274v1, whole genome shotgun sequence genome encodes:
- the PSMD10 gene encoding 26S proteasome non-ATPase regulatory subunit 10 isoform X2, encoding MEGCVSNLMVCNLAYSGKLEELKESILADKSLATRTDQDRRTALHWACSAGHTEIVEFLLQLGVPVNDKDDAGWSPLHIAASAGRDEIVKALLGKGAQVNAVNQNGCTPLHYAASKNRHEIAVMLLEGGANPDAKDHYEATAMHRAAAKDT
- the PSMD10 gene encoding 26S proteasome non-ATPase regulatory subunit 10 isoform X1, which translates into the protein MEGCVSNLMVCNLAYSGKLEELKESILADKSLATRTDQDRRTALHWACSAGHTEIVEFLLQLGVPVNDKDDAGWSPLHIAASAGRDEIVKALLGKGAQVNAVNQNGCTPLHYAASKNRHEIAVMLLEGGANPDAKDHYEATAMHRAAAKGNLKMIHILLYYKASTNIQDTEGNTPLHLACDEERVEEAKLLVSQGASIYIENKEEKTPLQVAKGGLGLILKRMVEG